Proteins from a single region of Meles meles chromosome 10, mMelMel3.1 paternal haplotype, whole genome shotgun sequence:
- the LOC123951518 gene encoding LOW QUALITY PROTEIN: probable RNA polymerase II nuclear localization protein SLC7A6OS (The sequence of the model RefSeq protein was modified relative to this genomic sequence to represent the inferred CDS: substituted 1 base at 1 genomic stop codon), whose translation MAPDSQILPDPRILGKIFMRSLADILHTTPAIVVLMIYSATAALEASRAAVLRVKRKRSPEPAEALVLSCKCLRSGAVESETQKTPSADVERGPENNVFQLVATVRSQEEPVQALVRAALRPSRGSQRRIRRDHASAQEVRQEGRYRVISSRXSSGIPLGGLESEDTPVNAEASENVGFQLVDLVHEEGDPEAAATSGSPKTSDPDVILCNSVQLIRERFTLSEDGPRIGHQEEQKDDYVYDIYYLETATPGWIENILSVQPYCQEWELVNDDQEPEDIYEDDDENSENNWRNEYPEEENTDGDESRGSDEYDSLSEEERGNSRPQMWSKYPLDVQKEFGYDGPHDLDSD comes from the exons ATGGCTCCTGATTCACAGATACTCccagatcccaggatcttgggcaAGATATTTATGAGGTCCCTTGCAGACATTCTCCATACTACACCTGCCATCGTGGTGCTCATGATCTA CTCCGCGACAGCCGCTTTGGAGGCCAGCAGGGCTGCAGTACTTCGCGTGAAGCGGAAGCGCAGCCCAGAGCCTGCTGAAGCCCTAGTCCTCTCTTGTAAATGCCTCCGGAGTGGCGCCGTTGAGTCGGAGACCCAAAAGACACCCTCCGCTGATGTGGAGAGAGGGCCCGAGAATAATGTCTTTCAGTTGGTGGCCACTGTGCGCTCCCAAGAGGAGCCAGTCCAGGCGCTTGTTCGAGCCGCCCTGCGCCCTTCCCGGGGCAGCCAGCGGCGTATCCGCCGCGACCATGCTTCGGCTCAGGAGGTGCGGCAGGAGGGCCGCTACAGGGTGATCTCTAGCCGCTGATCCTCTGGGATTCCCTTGGGTGGCCTAGAGTCCGAAGACACACCGGTAAACGCAGAAGCCTCCGAGAACGTAGGTTTCCAGCTGGTCGACCTGGTCCACGAGGAAGGAGACCCAGAGGCGGCTGCAACCTCAGGCTCTCCCAAAACGTCTGACCCAGATGTGATCCTCTGCAATTCCGTACAGTTGATTCGTGAACGGTTCACTCTGTCTGAGGATGGACCAAGAATCGGGCACCAGGAGGAACAGAAAGATGACTATGTGTATGATATTTACTACCTGGAGACGGCCACTCCAGGATGGATTGAGAACATCCTCTCTGTGCAGCCCTATTGCCAGGAGTGGGAGTTGGTGAATGATGACCAGGAACCAGAAGATatttatgaagatgatgatgagaACAGTGAGAATAACTGGCGCAATGAGTATCCAGAGGAAGAGAACACAGACGGAGATGAGTCCAGAGGCTCAGATGAATATGACAGCCTCAGTGAAGAGGAAAGAGGCAACAGCAGACCACAGATGTGGAGCAAATACCCTTTGGATGTGCAGAAGGAGTTTGGCTATGACGGCCCCCATGACCTGGATTCAGACTGA